A single genomic interval of Hymenobacter gelipurpurascens harbors:
- a CDS encoding NCS1 family nucleobase:cation symporter-1 yields MDSPQPSTARPPEAGLTSADLAPVAMADRTWNTWNYAALWISMSLCIPTYMLASSLIEGGMNWWQAILTIFLGNSIVLVPMVLNGRAGAKYGIPFPVLARASFGVRGANIPAMLRAIIACGWFGIQTWIGGQALYQLVKLWLPAIGTLPAVFPASWALPTGPAVLFLLFWLLNMYVVHLGVDSIRKLLVFKAFFLPIAALGLLYWAISAGHGLGPILAQPAKFTTSAAFWAFFFPSLTGMVGFWATLSLNIPDFTRYAQSQRAQVVGQALGLPLPMTLFAFVGVVVTSATFIIYGKTIWDPVELAGRFDSKVLVTVAMLAVALSTLATNIAANIVSPANDFANLAPEKIDFRIGGYITGVLGLLICPWKLIADPSGYIFTWLVGYSALLGPIGGIMIADYYFIRRQQLSLPDLYQYGGSYAYNRGYNTRSLLALGVGILPNIPGFLSTIGLLPRELVWGWLLDVYNYAWFVGFFLSAGAYLWGMSPVNSRLASAATHHRGGIPVSPTTPG; encoded by the coding sequence ATGGATTCGCCTCAGCCCTCCACCGCCCGCCCGCCCGAGGCCGGGCTGACCAGTGCAGATCTGGCCCCCGTCGCCATGGCGGACCGGACCTGGAACACCTGGAACTATGCCGCCCTCTGGATCAGCATGAGTTTGTGCATACCCACCTACATGCTGGCCAGCTCCCTTATTGAGGGCGGCATGAACTGGTGGCAGGCCATCCTGACCATTTTCCTGGGCAACAGCATTGTGCTGGTGCCCATGGTGCTGAACGGGCGGGCCGGCGCGAAGTATGGCATTCCGTTTCCGGTGCTGGCGCGGGCCAGCTTTGGGGTGCGCGGAGCCAATATTCCGGCCATGCTGCGCGCCATCATTGCCTGCGGCTGGTTCGGTATTCAAACCTGGATTGGCGGGCAGGCGCTCTACCAGCTGGTAAAGCTCTGGCTGCCCGCCATCGGTACGCTGCCCGCCGTGTTTCCGGCCTCCTGGGCGCTGCCTACGGGGCCGGCGGTGCTGTTTCTGCTGTTTTGGCTCCTGAACATGTACGTGGTGCATCTGGGCGTCGACAGCATCCGGAAGCTTTTGGTGTTCAAGGCATTTTTCCTGCCCATTGCGGCGCTAGGCCTCTTGTACTGGGCTATTTCGGCGGGGCATGGCCTGGGGCCCATCCTGGCACAGCCTGCCAAATTCACGACTTCGGCTGCCTTTTGGGCGTTCTTCTTTCCTTCCCTGACGGGCATGGTCGGCTTTTGGGCGACGCTGTCGCTGAACATTCCGGATTTCACTCGCTACGCCCAAAGCCAGCGAGCCCAGGTCGTGGGGCAGGCCCTGGGGCTGCCGCTGCCCATGACGCTGTTTGCGTTTGTCGGGGTGGTCGTGACCTCGGCCACCTTTATTATCTACGGCAAAACCATCTGGGACCCGGTGGAGCTGGCGGGCCGCTTCGATAGCAAGGTGCTGGTAACCGTGGCCATGCTGGCCGTGGCCCTCTCCACTCTGGCCACCAACATTGCGGCCAACATCGTGAGCCCGGCCAACGATTTCGCGAACCTAGCTCCCGAGAAAATAGACTTTAGAATTGGGGGCTACATCACGGGCGTGCTAGGCCTGCTCATCTGCCCCTGGAAACTGATAGCCGACCCCTCGGGCTATATCTTCACCTGGCTGGTGGGCTATTCGGCGCTGCTGGGGCCCATCGGGGGCATCATGATTGCCGATTACTACTTTATCCGCCGGCAGCAGCTGTCGCTGCCTGATCTGTACCAGTACGGGGGGAGCTACGCCTATAACCGGGGCTACAATACCAGGTCCCTGCTGGCTCTGGGGGTGGGCATCCTGCCCAACATTCCCGGCTTTTTGAGTACAATCGGGCTGCTGCCCCGGGAGCTTGTCTGGGGCTGGCTGCTCGACGTGTACAACTACGCCTGGTTTGTCGGCTTCTTTCTGTCCGCGGGCGCCTACTTGTGGGGGATGTCCCCAGTGAACAGCCGCCTGGCGTCAGCTGCAACCCACCACCGCGGCGGTATCCCGGTTTCACCCACCACGCCCGGCTAA